The following are encoded together in the Actinobacillus lignieresii genome:
- the nudC gene encoding NAD(+) diphosphatase, which translates to MKSYWVLVHQFEIALKDDEIPFGTTEQLGLAGFAKLQVGTYQNSPVFLVQLDEQAVENLQNFTMVNLRSQIARPAELAHLLHRAVSLNHFLNTHKFCGKCGSHTELADNEIAIHCPNCQHRSYPTISPSIIVAVRRGRQILLANHLRHKGTIYTTLAGFVEAGEAIETTVQREVWEESGLKIKNIRYFGSQPWAFPNSLMLGFLADYESGEITLQEEEIFDAKWFDCDQPLPELPPEGTIALELIKETLRICQEEG; encoded by the coding sequence ATGAAAAGTTATTGGGTATTAGTACATCAATTTGAGATTGCTTTAAAAGATGATGAGATTCCTTTCGGCACCACCGAACAATTAGGTTTAGCCGGCTTTGCTAAATTACAGGTTGGAACATATCAAAACTCACCGGTTTTTCTGGTGCAACTGGATGAACAAGCGGTCGAAAATCTGCAAAATTTTACCATGGTAAATCTACGCTCACAGATTGCTCGTCCGGCGGAATTAGCTCACCTATTACACCGAGCCGTTTCACTTAATCATTTCCTCAATACGCATAAATTCTGCGGTAAATGCGGATCGCACACCGAACTTGCCGATAATGAAATAGCGATTCATTGTCCAAATTGCCAACATCGTAGCTACCCGACCATCAGCCCGTCTATTATCGTGGCGGTACGCCGTGGCCGACAAATTTTACTCGCCAACCACTTACGTCATAAAGGCACGATTTACACCACATTAGCCGGTTTTGTTGAAGCCGGTGAAGCGATCGAAACCACCGTTCAACGTGAAGTATGGGAAGAAAGCGGCTTAAAAATCAAAAATATCCGCTATTTCGGCAGCCAACCGTGGGCATTCCCAAATTCACTGATGTTAGGTTTTTTGGCTGATTACGAAAGCGGTGAAATCACGCTACAAGAGGAAGAAATCTTCGATGCCAAATGGTTCGACTGCGATCAACCGCTTCCGGAACTACCACCGGAAGGCACGATTGCATTAGAGCTAATCAAAGAAACATTG
- the sixA gene encoding phosphohistidine phosphatase SixA, whose translation MNIWIMRHGEAGFNAASDAARTLTEHGKQSATEQGKWLGDYLNKHQIMLDKILVSPYLRAKQTLEHLITGMQAVNFSQNFATITEEWEEITPNGNPQTIENYLDFLKSEGAKYILIVSHLPVVYDLAQILTHHQANVAFPTATIVEINWAKNQAEVVQIQHA comes from the coding sequence ATGAATATTTGGATTATGAGACACGGTGAAGCCGGCTTCAATGCCGCTAGTGATGCTGCTCGAACTTTAACCGAACACGGCAAACAAAGTGCTACTGAGCAAGGCAAATGGCTTGGCGATTATTTAAACAAGCACCAAATCATGCTCGACAAAATTCTAGTTAGCCCTTATCTGCGTGCGAAACAAACCCTTGAACATCTCATTACAGGTATGCAAGCGGTCAATTTTTCCCAAAATTTTGCAACTATTACCGAAGAATGGGAAGAAATTACTCCGAACGGCAATCCTCAGACTATCGAAAATTACTTGGATTTTCTGAAGAGCGAAGGAGCAAAATACATTCTCATCGTTTCACATTTGCCGGTTGTGTATGATTTAGCTCAAATTTTAACGCATCATCAAGCCAATGTAGCCTTCCCAACCGCTACTATTGTCGAAATCAATTGGGCGAAAAATCAGGCTGAGGTCGTACAAATTCAGCACGCCTAA